One genomic region from Drosophila busckii strain San Diego stock center, stock number 13000-0081.31 chromosome 3R, ASM1175060v1, whole genome shotgun sequence encodes:
- the LOC108602651 gene encoding uncharacterized protein LOC108602651, whose protein sequence is MKLFMSSVYQILRALLQLLLLLLLLQLLLLNAKASAAPTNTTCKHTTDIWGDPNPNIYYVCSVADQIPLQLHCPQGRGFFNGLGYLGCVPYEHWPACQPAYRNAQQEQHQQQQQQSCKRNSSSLAAHTKDQPWATLNPNQFYICANADATPMLLSCASGKGFVQTPQTVGCADWMQWRRQMGCEAYF, encoded by the coding sequence atgaaattatttatgagcagcgTATATCAAATATTACGCGcactgttgcagttgttgctgttgctgctgctgctgcagttgctattGCTGAATGCAAAAGCATCCGCCGCGCCCACGAACACAACATGTAAACATACCACGGACATATGGGGCGATCCCAATCCGAACATATACTACGTGTGCTCTGTGGCCGACCAAATACCGTTGCAGTTACATTGCCCACAGGGTCGTGGATTTTTCAACGGTCTCGGCTATTTGGGTTGCGTGCCCTATGAACATTGGCCAGCCTGCCAGCCTGCCTACCGCAACGCTCAACAggagcagcaccagcagcagcagcagcaaagttgcaagcgcaacagcagcagcctggcAGCTCATACAAAGGACCAGCCTTGGGCTACGCTGAATCCAAACCAGTTCTATATCTGTGCCAATGCCGATGCCACACCGATGCTACTCAGCTGTGCCAGTGGCAAGGGTTTTGTGCAGACTCCACAAACTGTGGGCTGTGCGGATTGGATGCAGTGGCGTCGCCAGATGGGCTGTGAGGCGTACTTTTGA
- the LOC108602612 gene encoding uncharacterized protein LOC108602612: MCKSLIVFIALLAATSAASIFADDVTATTAAAADTTLVPAEDTTATEATGTTEATGTTAANDATTPVAGKCVFEKETWSDENLMKFHLCVDGKDVIQTCGEDEFFVNNATISGCVPMNQMQPECVNLDAEPQLCTEENYQQQQPSKLLNSFYLCTGVGIMPVLEVCPDQKVFLRNEAGWMGCFEWSMWRFLRGCPEGN; the protein is encoded by the exons ATGTGCAAAa GTTTAATTGTATTCATTGCGCTTTTGGCGGCCACAAGTGCAGCCTCAATTTTCGCTGATGATgtgacagcaacaactgccgCAGCAGCCGATACAACTTTAGTGCCTGCCGAGGATACAACAGCCACTGAAGCCACTGGAACCACTGAAGCCACTGGAACCACTGCAGCTAATGATGCTACCACGCCAGTAGCTGGCAAATGTGTATTCGAGAAGGAAACCTGGTCCGATGAGAATCTAATGAAGTTTCACTTGTGCGTGGATGGCAAGGACGTTATACAGACCTGCGGGGAAgatgaattttttgttaacaatgcAACTATCAGCGGCTGTGTGCCTATGAATCAAATGCAGCCAGAATGTGTAAATTTGGATGCAGAGCCACAGCTGTGCACTGAGGAGAAttaccagcagcaacagcctaGCAAATTGCTAAACAGTTTCTATCTGTGCACTGGAGTGGGTATCATGCCTGTCTTAGAAGTTTGCCCGGATCAAAAGGTGTTCCTTAGAAATGAGGCTGGCTGGATGGGCTGCTTTGAGTGGAGCATGTGGCGTTTTTTGCGCGGCTGCCCAGAGGGCAATTAA
- the LOC117134849 gene encoding odorant receptor 65a-like: MDFGQDLLWIISATYILAKITFFHFRGTELNKLLEELDMLHCELKTAHGHVAAYEQRLWFFNFESALVILWHCGLALFSILFITLPLWTQQNLPFHAVVPFELHDPIKHPWGHVCIFLWQGCSFVYNLAVNLRVLCIELNSFAPELQNNTQRFQAELKRLIQFHQRLISMIYRTNKVLFLPQIMQMTTGVLQICLSAFVSLAIQNNPAVYKFIVFLILSLVYVSYWCTLGDLVTAQSLEVAVAAYNIIEWAPCSAEIQRDIAFMILRAQIPLHMQAQPFPPVNFASNMYLLKNCYSILTLLLKTLD, translated from the exons ATGGATTTTGGACAGGATTTGCTTTGGATTATATcc GCTACTTATATTTTAGCTAAGATTACTTTCTTTCATTTTCGTGGCACTGAGCTTAATAAACTACTCGAAGAACTGGATATGCTGCATTGCGAGCTGAAGACCGCACACGGTCATGTTGCTGCGTATGAGCAACGTCTTTGGTTCTTTAATTTCGAGAGTGCTTTAGTAATTTTATGGCATTGCGGCTTAGCTTTATTCAGCATACTCTTTATAACGCTGCCGCTGTGGACGCAGCAGAATTTGCCCTTTCATGCTGTTGTGCCTTTCGAGCTGCACGATCCCATAAAACATCCTTGGGGacatgtttgcatttttctttGGCAAGGCTGCAGCTTTGTATACAAT CTGGCAGTTAATTTAAGAGTGCTCTGCATTGAGCTCAACAGTTTTGCGCCCGAGCTGCAAAACAATACGCAAAGATTTCAAGCAGAGCTCAAGCGTTTAATACAATTTCATCAGCGCCTTATATC CATGATCTATCGCACCAACAAAGTTTTGTTCTTGCCACAAATTATGCAGATGACAACGGGTGtgctacaaatttgtttatcgGCTTTCGTTAGCTTGGCTATTCAAAATAATCCAGcggtttataaatttatagtattCTTAATACTATCGCTAGTATATGTTTCCTATTGGTGCACGCTGGGCGATCTGGTTACAGCTCAATCGCTGGAGGTTGCTGTTGCGGCCTACAACATAATTGAGTGGGCTCCATGCTCAGCGGAAATTCAGCGGGATATTGCATTTATGATCCTGCGCGCTCAAATCCCGCTACACATGCAAGCTCAGCCCTTTCCACCCGTTAACTTTGCTAgcaatatgtat CTacttaaaaattgttacagCATACTCACTTTACTTTTGAAGACTCTggattaa
- the LOC108601333 gene encoding odorant receptor 65a: MEFGMDALWIIGGFYILIKMSFVHFNSNELNELLDQLDELHEELNNEPGQAAAYEQRAWYFQIESGLAIIWHCGLGLFNLLVISLPLWTQQKLPFHAVYPFSLQDPDKHPYGHVFVFIWQCLSFSYNLIGVVEVDVITSHMFPQLAANLKVLCVKLQSFAPEFQNNKQRFDAELKCLIQFHQRVITHVNRTNKVLYVPQIAQITSGFLQICLSAFVSLAVKNNPAVYKFILFLVLSLGYVSYWCALGNMVTSQSMEVAAAAWGTVEYAPFSREIQRNIAFMLQRAQIPLLIQAPPFPPINRASNMYLFKQSYSILTVLLNTLD; the protein is encoded by the exons ATGGAGTTTGGCATGGATGCACTTTGGATTATTGGC GGCTTTTATATACTCATTAAAATGTCGtttgtgcattttaatagCAATGAGCTGAACGAACTGCTAGATCAGCTGGATGAACTGCATGAAGAGTTAAACAATGAGCCTGGCCAGGCTGCTGCGTATGAGCAACGTGCTTGGTACTTTCAAATAGAAAGTGGCTTGGCTATTATTTGGCATTGTGGCTTgggtttatttaatttgcttgttatttCGCTGCCGCTGTGGACACAACAGAAATTGCCCTTTCATGCTGTTTATCCTTTCTCGCTGCAAGATCCCGACAAACATCCGTATGGCCatgtctttgtttttatatggCAATGTCTTAGCTTTTCGTACAATCTAATTGGTGTAGTCGAAGTTGATGTAATTACATCGCATATGTTTCCGCAGCTGGCAGCCAATTTAAAAGTGCTCTGCGTCAAGTTGCAAAGTTTTGCGCCCGAATttcaaaacaataagcaacgCTTTGATGCCGAACTCAAATGTCTTATACAATTTCATCAGCGCGTTATAAC acATGTAAATCGCACCAACAAAGTGCTGTATGTGCCGCAAATTGCGCAAATTACTTCGGGATTTCTACAGATCTGTTTGTCGGCATTCGTTAGCTTGGCGGTCAAGAACAATCCggctgtttataaatttatactgTTCTTAGTATTATCGCTGGGTTATGTATCCTATTGGTGTGCTCTGGGCAATATGGTTACCTCTCAATCGATGgaggttgctgctgcggcatgGGGCACCGTTGAGTATGCGCCATTCTCCAGGGAAATTCAACGTAATATTGCGTTTATGCTACAGCGCGCTCAGATACCGCTGCTCATTCAAGCTCCGCCCTTTCCACCCATCAACCGTGCCAGCAACATGTAT ctatttAAGCAAAGCTATAGCATTCTGACAGTGCTGCTGAATACGCTGGATTAA